From the genome of Nakamurella flavida, one region includes:
- a CDS encoding TetR/AcrR family transcriptional regulator has product MPKVSADHLLARRRQILTGARAAFARHGYEGATVRVLEDGIGLSRGAIFHHFPDKESLFLALAVEDAEEMAATVARQGLVQVMRDLITAPDAGWLGTQLEVSRRLRTDPVFRHGWQSRTEAIAAATRARLIRQRDAGVLRADVEIDVLAGYLALVLEGLVSHLAAGLPVGHLAEVLDLVEGSVRAR; this is encoded by the coding sequence ATGCCGAAGGTCAGCGCCGATCACCTGCTGGCGCGCCGACGGCAGATCCTCACCGGTGCCCGTGCCGCGTTCGCGCGGCACGGGTACGAGGGGGCCACGGTGCGGGTGCTGGAGGACGGGATCGGCCTGAGCCGCGGGGCGATCTTCCACCACTTCCCGGACAAGGAGTCGCTCTTCCTGGCCCTGGCCGTGGAGGACGCGGAGGAGATGGCCGCGACGGTGGCCCGACAGGGTCTGGTGCAGGTGATGCGTGACCTGATCACCGCACCCGACGCGGGCTGGCTGGGTACCCAGCTCGAGGTCTCCCGCCGGCTGCGCACCGATCCGGTCTTCCGGCACGGCTGGCAGTCCCGCACCGAGGCCATCGCGGCCGCCACCCGGGCCCGCCTGATCCGTCAGCGGGACGCGGGAGTGCTTCGCGCCGACGTCGAGATCGACGTCCTGGCCGGGTATCTCGCCCTGGTCCTGGAGGGGCTGGTGTCCCACCTGGCGGCCGGGCTCCCCGTCGGGCATCTGGCCGAGGTGCTCGACCTGGTCGAGGGGTCGGTCCGCGCACGGTGA